The genome window TTTAAATAACCCAGGAATCCAGAAGGTGACCATTGCCAGAAATATCACATTTCTGGCAAACTAAAACAAAAAGCCCCGCTCCAACCGGATAGGGGCTTTCAACTAATGCAGATAATTCTTAGTTCCTGATAAACTTTGAGGTGGCAATGCCATCTTCACTGGCAATGTGTACCAGATAAATACCTGTTTTGAGATGCCCAACCGCGAGTCTTTTTTCATTCCTCGCCTGCAAAACGGGGCGGCCGGTGAGATCGGTAATTGTTACGGTAAAGTCATCATTCGTCAGGTCAAGGTTCAACAAATCGACAACCGGGTTTGGGTAAACTTTGAAGGAGGATTGAACCCTTTTTTGGGCGATACCTGATATGGGAGAATAAAGGTAAAGTAATTTAACTACCCTGCTCCATTCACCATTATCAAATTCCCACAGCACCTCTGTATCAATGCTGTTATCGGCATTGTACTCATATTCATGCTTGGTAGCCGCCAACGTATCCCATGCTGATATAAAATTAATATACTCCTCCTCAATATATGTCAACGGATTTCCATGTGCGTCATAGGAATATGTTTCGCGGGATTCACCAATATAAGCGCTCCCATTCCAAACCTCAATAGTCTGCTCCAATGGATAATCTTCGTCATTGTAAGCCGCTGTAATCCTTGCATCCTTTTGCCATTGGGAGCCATCCCAATAAACGCTTTCAGCAGATTCTAATAACAGGTTTTCCATATCCAGGCTACCTGTCCATTTGTGCCAGATAATATTAATAGTCTTCGTCTCTAACTCCCAGGATGACGAGGTTACGTCATAAACATAAACTTCTACTTCTTTCGGCTCATCATTACTGCCATAGGTGATTATATCCTTTTGATTTGGAATGTAACTGGTTTGCCCTGCAAATTTACTTTGATGCTCTACCTCAATGGGCCTGTCATTATCATCATAAGTGTAAAGTGTTTTTGTGCCATTCAGCAATTCCCAACTTCCTGAATCTTCATCCCATAATTGGTAAAGTTCTTCCTCTAGTTCTCCGTTCGGGTTGTAAAATCTTTGAATTCTCAAGTTATTAACCCATCCCTGTCCCATATTTATCCGGGTGAGGGTCACCGATAATTTACCTGCTGAATTATAAATCAAAGTATCCTTAGATACGGGCTCAAATTTTCCTGCTGCAAAAACCCCGGTCTGGGTAGAGATGATTTCTCCGGCAGCATTGTACCAAAACCTGATATTCTGCATGGTATCAAATCCATTTCCAGTCGGGCTAAACACAATGATTTCAAACGGGTCAGGGTTAGCTTTCTTGTTTTGCCGCTGCTTAGTTTCTGTCTGGCTGTCCTGCTTTCCGAGTTTTGTCAGGCCCATGAATCTGCTTCCCTGCTGTGCAATGCCGTCCGTAAAAAGCAGCAGACAGCAAATAGTTAAAATAACTTGTGTTGTCTTTTTCATATTTAGTTTTTTGAAAATTGAAATAAAAAATTTATCCAAAGAGAACCTGGTTTAAGTTAATTGCCCCCCAGCCAACTTGTCAATCAGGTTTTGGTTTCATGGATACATTTATACTAAAGTGCGGCACTTTACCGAGATGGTTGGAAAGCAACCTCAGTTTTTTGTGTCTTTCCGGGCAGAGGCTGCAGAAAGCATAGAAGACACAAGAAGCCGTTTAATATAACTCAGGAATAGTAGGCTCTTTTTATGGCCTATGGCCATTGCGGAAGTTTCTATTAATCTCAATGGCCATCATTTTTGTTGCGACAAACCCGTATAGCATCCACAACTGATTATTGCCGGTTAATCAGTTTAAACGACTGACGCATTCCCTATTGCCGCAGAATACCTACCCGGAACTGAAAATCTTGAGGGTGATACTGTTAAATTGAAGTGTAGGGTAGGGATTTCTCATACAATATCTCCGGGTCAAAGTCTGCTTCATTGGCCCACTGAATGGTATCGAAGCTTACTCTAACTGTTTTGAAAAGAGATAGGTCTTTTTGTTCTTTGAATATTCCCATATTAAAATAAGGCGACACATCAAACAACCGTTTTTCACCATTATTAAAGGTGAGAAGCAATTGGTATTCTTCCTGGGTTGAACATCTATGATACAGGTAAATATATCCTCCTTACCTCACCTCCCAGGTCTCCCTTCCGCTCAGCAGTTTATCCAGGTTCGGTTCACCCAGTTTTTCTGTAGCTACAGATAATTGCGCTTGCACCGCATCTTCGTAACAGGGACGGTCAATGGCGTAGAAGACTCCAAAAGGGCGGGGGAGGTGGCCTTCCTGTTCGGGATTGTCAAACAGGCGGGCGAGTAGATGCGCTTTGTAGCCGTCCTGCTCATTGTGAATCCAAAGATCGTCAGCGGAGAATTCACCTGTAGTCATGTCCACGACTTCAGGTTTACCGCTTTGCAGCCTGATTCCTTTGCTATGATTTTCCCCAAAAAGCAGCGGCTGGCCATGCTCCACGAAAACGGTCTCCTGTTGCTTGGTGCCTTTGTCAGTAAAGATGAAGAAAGCGCCATCATTAAACACGTTGCAGTTCTGATAAATCTCCAGCATCGAGGTGCCTTTGTGTTCAGCGGTACGCTTCAACATGGCCTGGAGGTGCTTTGGATCCCGGTCCATTGAGCGGGCTACAAATGTTCCGTCAGCACCGAGCGAAAGGGCAGCGGGGTTGAAAGGATGGTCCAGCGCCCCCAGCGGACTGGACTTGGTGATCAGCCCTTCCTGCGAAGTAGGGGAGTACTGGCCTTTGGTGAGGCCATATATCTCGTTGTTGAACAGCAAAATATTCACATTCAGGTTGCGCCTCAGCAGATGGATGAAGTGGTTGCCGCCTATGGAAAGTGCATCGCCATCACCTGTAATAATGTATACGTTAAGTTCCGGTCGCGTCATCTTCAGGCCGCTGGCTACGGCAGTTGCCCGCCCATGGATTGAGTGCATTCCGAAGGTATCCATGTAGTACGGAAAGCGGCTGGAGCATCCAATTCCGGAAATAAAGACGATGTCTTCGCGCTTTCCCGGTAGTTGGGGCAAAACTGTTTGAACTTGTTTTAATATAGAATAATCGCCACAGCCCGGGCACCAGCGCACGTCCTGGTCAGTGACGAGATCTTTGCTGGTGAAAGTATCATTCAGCTTAGCGGCTATATCTTCAGTTATATGTTGGGACATGATGTTTTGCTTCTTTCAGGCTTTCGGGGGGTTAGGGAAATTGGGTGTCTCGGGGCAGCAACACCCCTCTTTATCCCCCTCGATGGGGGAGTATTTTCGCTTGCGCGAAAATTTACCAGGATTTTGTGGAATGGCTCAATACTGCAAGTTTTAAATCGAACGCCATAGATTCCAATGTTATTGAGCGCAATGCTATTCCTTACGCTGATGAGCGCTACGTTTGGGTTATGGCTTGTCTTTATCATTCCTATTCTAACAACGAAAGCACTTTGTTTTTAACCTCATTTACATGAAAAGGAAGGCCCTGTATTTTCGTGAATCGAATGGCATCCACCAAAAATTTATTGCGGATAATGTTTACAAGCTGGCCATCATTTATTTCGGGCACAACAATCATTTCATAGTTTGCCAGAATCTCTCCCAGGTTCTTTGGCAGCGGGTTCAGGTATGAGAGATGTGTGTGGGCAACGCTGTATCCTTCTTCATTGAGTTGTTGCACTGCCGTTTTCAGAGTTCCAAAAGTGGAACCCCAACCGAGGAGCAGCATCCTGCCTTTTGTCGGTCCTACTTCTATTTTTTGTTCAGGAATAAAATCCGCGATGTTGGAAATTTTTTGTGCCCTGATCTTCACCATCTTTTCATGGTTTTCAGGATCATAAGAAATATCACCGGTTACGTCTTCCTTTTCCAGGCCGCCAATCCTGTGCTCCAGGCCCTTTGTGCCGGGAACCGCCCATTTCCTCACCAATAATTCATCCCGTTGGTAAGGAAAGTATTTCCCGTTGGTCCGGTCTTCCGGCTTTGCATACTGCAAAGGGATCGCTGGCAGTTCCGAAGCTTTAGGAAACTTCCACGGTTCCGCGCCATTTCCCAAATAGCCATCACTCAGAAAAAATACAGGCGTCATAAAACGGATCGCGATGCGGCAAGCTTCATAGACTGCGTTAAAGCAATCCGATGGGGAGCGGGGCGCAATAACCGGGACAGGCGCTTCACCGTTTCTGCCATACAGCGCCTGCATCAGGTCGGCCTGCTCAGTTTTGGTGGGCATTCCTGTTGAAGGCCCGGAGCGTTGCACATTCACCACCACTAGGGGAATTTCAAGCATCACTGCCAGCCCTATGGCCTCTGTTTTTAGCGCTATGCCCGGACCGGAGGATGCCGTAACGGCTAAACTTCCGCCATAGGAAGCGCCAATGGCAGAGCAAATTGCAGCTATTTCATCCTCGGCCTGGAAGGTCATTACGCCAAAATTTTTGTGGCGTGAAAGCACGTGAAGTATATCAGACGCGGGAGTAATAGGGTAGGAGCCGTAGAACAATTTTGCCTTGCTTATTTGCGAAGCCGCGATGAGGCCATAAGCTGTGGCCTGATTGCCGGTAATACCCCGGTAGGTGCCGCTGGGCATTTTGGCAGGTTTTACATCGTAGCGGCCATTGAAGATCTCAGCCGTTTCACCATAGTGGTAGCCGGCTTTTAATACGCTGATATTGGCCTCCTCTATAATGCTATTGTTTTTGAATTTTTGCTTTAGAAAATTTACCGTTTTTTCAGGATCACGGTTGTAAAGCCAGTAGAGCATCCCCAGCACAAACATATTTTTGCTGCGGTCTGCTTCCTTTGTGCTCAGGGGTAATTCTTTCAGCGCCTCCCGAGTCAGCTTGGTAACGGGCAGGGTGTATAGGGCATATTCGCTGAGGCTGCCGTCTTTAATTGGATTTTCTCCATCCTCATATTGCGCCAGCCGCAAATTTTTCGCATCAAACCCATCCTCGTTGGCAATGATGATCCCGCCTTTTTTCAGGTTGCGGAGGTTGGCTTTGAGCGCAGCCGCATTCATCACCACCAGCACATCGCAAAAATCGCCTGGGGTGTGGATTGCATCGCTTCCAAAGTTTATCTGAAATCCTGAAACTCCCGCGATTGTTCCGGCAGGTGCGCGAATCTCAGCGGGATAATCAGGGAAAGTACCCAGATCGTTGCCCGCCATCGCGGTGGTATTGGTAAATTGGGTGCCTGTGAGCTGGATTCCATCTCCTGAATCTCCGGCAAAACGTATGACTATGCTTGATTTAACGGTGGTTTCAACTGCCATAAATAATGGCCTTCCGTGGCCCTGAATTTTACCGCAAAGGTACCTAATTTATAATGATTATAAATAAGAAAGCTACTCTTGGATTTAAGATTTGCAAGGAATCCAAAAAGTTCTAAAAGAAGTGGAATTACTTTTCTGGTCCAAACCTGAATTATAATAGTGCATACGTAAGTTTTATGTTTAAAGCAAAATGTCCTTTTATAGTTGGACCTTCATTGAGATCAACTACATTAAAAATCTGGAAATTTTCCCAAAAAACCATAGTGTTCGGTCTTGGTGTAATAATGTTATAATGGGTTCTGACCTTGCGGATGCCCAGGCCTACATACATTTCCCAACCAAAGCGTGATTTTGTGGATGGCAACAGCAATCCGTATTTCAGGGTATAACCTGCCACCTTACGATCAACTTCCGCTTCTTCATACCAGATTCGCTGTCCCTCTGCATCCAGGAAATTACCATTGACCATATTAAAGGACTGCCAAACGCCAAAACCTTCAAAAGCCAGGTAAAAGGGGATTCTGCTTCGGGGGGCAAAGATGTACCGGATCTCTTCCCTTATTTTAAAGAGATCCACATTTGAAGCGTTACCTACACTGTTGGCAAGCGGGGTTTTTATGCCCACGTTCACTTCAAGTCCCAGGCTTTCCGCTGGCCGGTATTCCAAGCCAAGATGATAGTTGGGCGTAACCAAATCCACAAAGCTCAGCGGTGCGAATTTCAGAATTAATTGGGCGGGTTTTTTCTCCTCAAAGTTTTGTGCGGCAAGTGGCAAAGTCGAAAGAGCCGAGAAAAGGATAAATGGTAATAAATACTTCATTCCTCAAAAGTAGCTTTTACCCTGAGATGTTAGCTACCTCAATAGGGTTGCCCGGTTATTATCTGTCTGATGCCGCAGAGCCACTTCGCTGAATGAGTTCATAAAGCTGGTCAAGCTTGGGTTGCAGGATAATTTCGGTCCTTCGGTTTTTGGCGCGTCCTTCAGCAGTAGTGTTTGGAGCTACAGGATAATACTGGCCATGGCCAGCTGCAGTGATTCTTTTGGGGTCTACTCCGCTGCCTTCAAGAATACGAGTGATGGAAGTTGCTCGCTGTACGCTCAAATCCCAGTTATCCTCAAATTTTGGAGTTTTAATGGGAACCGTATCTGTATGGCCTTCTACGAGAATGTCAATGTCAGGATTCTTTTTCAGGACGTCCCCTAGTTTTTCCAGGGCCTCTTTGCCTTTTGGATCCACATTCGTTCTGCCGGATTGGAAAAGCAGCTTTTCTGAAAGTGATACGTATACGCGGCCATTCCGGTTTTCCACAGATAGTTCTTCGCTGTTAAAACCTGTCAGGGCATTTTGCACACGGTTCAGAAGTTCTGATGCTGCTCTCCGTTGCTGACTTATCATTTCCTGCAGCTCTTTCATCCTGGCTTCACGATCGGCCAGAGTTTGTTCCTTTGCATTGAGTTCCGCTTCCTTTTGCTTCAGTTCATTCAGCAATTCCACTTTTTCAGCAGATGATGTGGCCACATATCGCTCTACTTCATTCTGAAGCAAACGATATTTATCTCCCATTCCGGCCGTATCCTCTTCCAGCGCTGTAGCCCTGGCTTCAAGATTATCAATCCTTGCCAAATGTTCGGTTT of Bacteroidia bacterium contains these proteins:
- a CDS encoding T9SS type A sorting domain-containing protein, giving the protein MKKTTQVILTICCLLLFTDGIAQQGSRFMGLTKLGKQDSQTETKQRQNKKANPDPFEIIVFSPTGNGFDTMQNIRFWYNAAGEIISTQTGVFAAGKFEPVSKDTLIYNSAGKLSVTLTRINMGQGWVNNLRIQRFYNPNGELEEELYQLWDEDSGSWELLNGTKTLYTYDDNDRPIEVEHQSKFAGQTSYIPNQKDIITYGSNDEPKEVEVYVYDVTSSSWELETKTINIIWHKWTGSLDMENLLLESAESVYWDGSQWQKDARITAAYNDEDYPLEQTIEVWNGSAYIGESRETYSYDAHGNPLTYIEEEYINFISAWDTLAATKHEYEYNADNSIDTEVLWEFDNGEWSRVVKLLYLYSPISGIAQKRVQSSFKVYPNPVVDLLNLDLTNDDFTVTITDLTGRPVLQARNEKRLAVGHLKTGIYLVHIASEDGIATSKFIRN
- a CDS encoding DUF2442 domain-containing protein; translated protein: MYLYHRCSTQEEYQLLLTFNNGEKRLFDVSPYFNMGIFKEQKDLSLFKTVRVSFDTIQWANEADFDPEILYEKSLPYTSI
- a CDS encoding 2-oxoacid:ferredoxin oxidoreductase subunit beta, translating into MSQHITEDIAAKLNDTFTSKDLVTDQDVRWCPGCGDYSILKQVQTVLPQLPGKREDIVFISGIGCSSRFPYYMDTFGMHSIHGRATAVASGLKMTRPELNVYIITGDGDALSIGGNHFIHLLRRNLNVNILLFNNEIYGLTKGQYSPTSQEGLITKSSPLGALDHPFNPAALSLGADGTFVARSMDRDPKHLQAMLKRTAEHKGTSMLEIYQNCNVFNDGAFFIFTDKGTKQQETVFVEHGQPLLFGENHSKGIRLQSGKPEVVDMTTGEFSADDLWIHNEQDGYKAHLLARLFDNPEQEGHLPRPFGVFYAIDRPCYEDAVQAQLSVATEKLGEPNLDKLLSGRETWEVR
- a CDS encoding 2-oxoacid:acceptor oxidoreductase subunit alpha — encoded protein: MAVETTVKSSIVIRFAGDSGDGIQLTGTQFTNTTAMAGNDLGTFPDYPAEIRAPAGTIAGVSGFQINFGSDAIHTPGDFCDVLVVMNAAALKANLRNLKKGGIIIANEDGFDAKNLRLAQYEDGENPIKDGSLSEYALYTLPVTKLTREALKELPLSTKEADRSKNMFVLGMLYWLYNRDPEKTVNFLKQKFKNNSIIEEANISVLKAGYHYGETAEIFNGRYDVKPAKMPSGTYRGITGNQATAYGLIAASQISKAKLFYGSYPITPASDILHVLSRHKNFGVMTFQAEDEIAAICSAIGASYGGSLAVTASSGPGIALKTEAIGLAVMLEIPLVVVNVQRSGPSTGMPTKTEQADLMQALYGRNGEAPVPVIAPRSPSDCFNAVYEACRIAIRFMTPVFFLSDGYLGNGAEPWKFPKASELPAIPLQYAKPEDRTNGKYFPYQRDELLVRKWAVPGTKGLEHRIGGLEKEDVTGDISYDPENHEKMVKIRAQKISNIADFIPEQKIEVGPTKGRMLLLGWGSTFGTLKTAVQQLNEEGYSVAHTHLSYLNPLPKNLGEILANYEMIVVPEINDGQLVNIIRNKFLVDAIRFTKIQGLPFHVNEVKNKVLSLLE
- a CDS encoding OmpA family protein, translated to MNHYSKKIFQGIFMMLLMISVTSCVSTKKYNEMEAARIECEVRETEHLARIDNLEARATALEEDTAGMGDKYRLLQNEVERYVATSSAEKVELLNELKQKEAELNAKEQTLADREARMKELQEMISQQRRAASELLNRVQNALTGFNSEELSVENRNGRVYVSLSEKLLFQSGRTNVDPKGKEALEKLGDVLKKNPDIDILVEGHTDTVPIKTPKFEDNWDLSVQRATSITRILEGSGVDPKRITAAGHGQYYPVAPNTTAEGRAKNRRTEIILQPKLDQLYELIQRSGSAASDR